The following proteins are encoded in a genomic region of Haloarcula marina:
- a CDS encoding DsbA family protein, producing the protein MDRRRFLTLAGAGVAGGVAGCGGSEASGESVEDHPAAAGYRDQPRQGELGGHVVLAFEDPSCERCAAFHENTVPDLRSNLLEPGRAAYVVRTYPVVFPWGEPATQALEATFARDGAAFWSLFEHYFATRSAFDRENVLDRTASFLNAETGLDGDAVAEDARNEAYDDAVQADISAAENAGLGETTPIVLLFRDGEFVTKVNGSVSYEVIAEALGEGG; encoded by the coding sequence ATGGACAGACGACGGTTCTTGACGCTCGCGGGGGCGGGCGTGGCGGGGGGAGTGGCCGGGTGTGGGGGAAGCGAGGCGAGCGGTGAGTCCGTCGAGGACCACCCGGCGGCGGCGGGCTATCGGGACCAGCCACGACAGGGGGAACTCGGCGGGCACGTCGTCCTCGCCTTCGAAGACCCGTCCTGCGAGCGCTGTGCGGCCTTCCACGAGAACACGGTACCGGACCTGCGCTCGAATCTGCTCGAACCGGGGCGGGCGGCCTACGTCGTCCGAACGTACCCCGTCGTCTTCCCGTGGGGCGAACCCGCGACGCAGGCGTTGGAGGCGACGTTCGCGCGGGACGGCGCGGCGTTCTGGTCGCTGTTCGAACACTACTTCGCCACTCGCTCGGCGTTCGACCGCGAGAACGTCCTCGACCGGACGGCGTCGTTCCTGAACGCGGAGACGGGCCTGGACGGCGACGCGGTGGCCGAGGACGCCCGGAACGAGGCCTACGACGACGCGGTGCAGGCGGACATCTCGGCGGCCGAGAACGCCGGGTTGGGTGAGACGACGCCCATCGTCCTTCTCTTTCGGGACGGCGAGTTCGTCACGAAGGTCAACGGGAGCGTCAGTTACGAGGTCATCGCGGAGGCGCTGGGAGAGGGCGGCTGA
- a CDS encoding nucleoside hydrolase has product MVQRLIIDTDTAGDDTQAILMAVLADSVAVEALTVVAGNVEFDYEVENAKYTLELADAADSVPVYEGARRPLLKEFEHVDYVHGEGGLGGDLFPDTGVPSADGHAVDAIVDAARESPGEVSLACIGPLTNVALAVRREPDLNDLLDEVWVMGGAVNTLGNDTPAAEFNFWVDPDAAKIVVGELDVTLVDWGVTVRDGAIGGETLDAFAGFDTPYADFFATITDHTREFSKERRGVDSITVPDALAMACLLEPDIVAESDTYFVDVDEREGMTRGYSLVDELGITDGDPRTRVVESVDESAFRRMLEDMLRHGDPERSR; this is encoded by the coding sequence GTGGTACAGCGACTCATCATCGACACGGACACCGCGGGCGACGACACCCAAGCGATTCTCATGGCGGTCCTCGCCGATTCCGTCGCCGTCGAGGCGCTGACCGTCGTCGCCGGGAACGTCGAGTTCGACTACGAGGTCGAGAACGCCAAATACACGCTCGAACTCGCCGACGCCGCGGACTCGGTCCCGGTGTACGAGGGCGCGCGGCGGCCGCTCCTCAAGGAGTTCGAACACGTCGACTACGTTCACGGCGAAGGGGGACTGGGCGGCGACCTGTTCCCGGACACGGGTGTCCCGTCGGCCGACGGTCACGCCGTCGACGCCATCGTCGACGCCGCCCGCGAGTCGCCCGGCGAGGTGAGTCTCGCCTGCATCGGCCCGCTGACGAACGTCGCGCTGGCGGTCCGGCGCGAACCCGACCTGAACGACCTGCTGGACGAGGTGTGGGTGATGGGCGGCGCGGTGAACACGCTGGGCAACGACACGCCCGCGGCGGAGTTCAACTTCTGGGTCGACCCCGACGCCGCCAAAATCGTGGTGGGAGAACTGGACGTGACGCTGGTCGACTGGGGCGTGACCGTCAGAGACGGCGCTATCGGCGGCGAGACGCTGGACGCGTTCGCCGGGTTCGACACGCCCTACGCCGACTTCTTCGCGACCATCACCGACCACACGCGCGAGTTCTCGAAGGAGCGCCGCGGCGTCGACAGCATCACCGTCCCCGACGCCCTGGCGATGGCGTGCCTGCTCGAACCCGACATCGTCGCCGAGTCGGACACCTACTTCGTCGACGTGGACGAGCGCGAGGGGATGACCCGCGGGTACAGCCTCGTCGACGAACTGGGCATCACCGACGGCGACCCGCGGACGCGCGTCGTCGAGTCGGTCGACGAGTCGGCGTTCCGGCGGATGCTCGAAGACATGCTCCGCCACGGCGACCCCGAGCGCTCGCGGTGA
- a CDS encoding nucleoside deaminase: MTDADVDFDAFDHESHMRRALDLARAAMDRGDRPFGSVLVRDDAVVMEASNRVVTEDDVRRHPELDLATRARRELSSEERAETVMYTSTEPCPMCAGGIRHADLGRVAYSVSGCDVGEFTDQGAPVQSAAILAGVTEVVGPVLNEEGREIHAAYDW, from the coding sequence ATGACCGACGCCGACGTCGACTTCGACGCCTTCGACCACGAATCCCACATGCGACGGGCGCTCGACCTCGCACGGGCCGCGATGGACCGCGGCGACCGCCCGTTCGGGTCCGTCCTCGTCCGAGACGACGCGGTGGTGATGGAAGCCTCGAACCGCGTCGTCACCGAGGACGACGTGCGTCGCCACCCGGAACTGGACCTCGCGACGCGCGCCCGCCGCGAGCTATCGTCCGAGGAGCGGGCCGAGACGGTCATGTACACGAGCACGGAGCCGTGTCCGATGTGCGCGGGCGGTATCCGGCACGCTGACCTCGGGCGCGTCGCCTACAGCGTCAGTGGCTGTGACGTTGGCGAGTTCACCGACCAGGGGGCGCCCGTCCAGTCGGCGGCGATTCTCGCTGGCGTCACCGAGGTAGTCGGGCCGGTTCTCAACGAGGAGGGGCGAGAGATTCACGCGGCCTACGACTGGTAG
- a CDS encoding Rrf2 family transcriptional regulator, whose amino-acid sequence MVQIDLTSSQEQSLTALVNRHRSEDGPVKGQTIADDVDRSLGTVQNQMQSLAQLGLVESLSGPDGGYLPTDLAYESLGRDPLGETETVTMAREFERIDVTVDRIRFTSVNHPDACRAQLHLQQSVNQFSVGQAVAAGPTPQFGLVVAGEIEAIDDTSNTLIVDIAQLEAPVEPPA is encoded by the coding sequence ATGGTCCAAATCGACCTGACCAGCAGTCAGGAGCAGTCGCTCACTGCGCTGGTCAATCGTCACCGCTCTGAAGACGGGCCGGTGAAGGGACAGACCATCGCAGACGACGTCGACCGGAGTCTGGGGACGGTCCAGAACCAGATGCAGAGCCTCGCCCAACTCGGCCTCGTCGAGAGTCTCTCCGGGCCGGACGGCGGGTATCTCCCGACGGACTTGGCCTACGAGTCGCTCGGCCGGGACCCGCTGGGAGAGACGGAGACGGTCACGATGGCCCGCGAGTTCGAACGCATCGACGTGACCGTCGACCGGATTCGATTCACCTCGGTCAACCACCCCGACGCCTGCCGCGCGCAACTCCACCTCCAGCAGTCGGTCAATCAGTTCTCGGTCGGACAGGCCGTCGCCGCCGGACCGACGCCGCAGTTCGGCCTCGTCGTCGCGGGCGAAATCGAAGCCATCGACGACACGAGCAACACGCTCATCGTCGACATCGCGCAACTCGAAGCGCCCGTCGAACCGCCGGCGTAG